In Paenibacillus sp. BIC5C1, a genomic segment contains:
- the xerS gene encoding tyrosine recombinase XerS, whose amino-acid sequence MGVPNLTNVQKEIDRRKLDDKLPSMPWFVQQFIDYKLPDLSPSTLLEYLRDYEAFFGWLRAEGLSEASSNKEVTLLELEVLRMESVTSYRLFLATKREGANSRITVSRKLSSLRSLFHYLSQIAEDEDFYPLLKRNIMAKIEIKRTHKPKDTAAKLKGKLLEEEELLEFIGYILEGYAVDMEKNKQAIYSHDLNKERDACIASLILNSGLRVSEVVNLNVDDLDLNNKLLYVYRKGNNDETFKTPVYFREQAKDELATYINLRQSRYRTPKREKGLFIALRNGESEGSRMTKRAIQAMIMKYAKQFGKPYLTVHKLRHSFATDYYLQNDIYKTKEQLGHASTETTEIYAHLTDKTMSEAIERRTDDGM is encoded by the coding sequence ATGGGGGTGCCGAACTTGACCAATGTGCAAAAAGAGATTGACCGACGCAAGCTGGATGACAAACTGCCTTCCATGCCTTGGTTCGTTCAGCAATTCATTGACTATAAATTACCCGATTTATCTCCTTCAACTTTGCTTGAATATTTAAGGGATTATGAAGCCTTCTTTGGCTGGTTACGCGCGGAAGGATTATCCGAAGCAAGCTCCAATAAGGAAGTTACATTGCTTGAACTGGAAGTCCTTCGAATGGAATCAGTGACATCATATCGATTATTTTTGGCCACCAAGCGTGAAGGAGCCAACTCCAGAATCACGGTTTCCCGCAAGCTTTCTTCTCTGCGTTCACTCTTTCATTATTTAAGTCAGATTGCGGAAGACGAAGATTTCTACCCCCTGCTGAAACGAAATATTATGGCGAAGATTGAGATCAAACGTACCCATAAACCCAAAGATACAGCAGCCAAACTAAAGGGTAAACTTCTGGAGGAAGAAGAGTTACTGGAGTTTATCGGATACATCCTTGAAGGATATGCCGTGGATATGGAAAAGAACAAACAGGCGATTTACTCGCATGACCTAAACAAAGAACGAGATGCCTGCATCGCCAGCCTCATTCTGAATTCGGGTCTGCGTGTATCTGAAGTGGTGAACCTGAACGTGGATGATCTGGACCTCAACAATAAGCTGCTGTATGTATATCGCAAAGGTAATAATGATGAGACGTTTAAGACGCCAGTGTATTTTAGAGAACAAGCCAAGGATGAACTCGCAACCTATATCAATCTGCGCCAGTCACGTTACCGCACACCCAAACGGGAAAAAGGCTTGTTTATCGCTCTTCGCAATGGAGAGTCGGAAGGAAGTCGGATGACCAAACGAGCCATACAGGCCATGATCATGAAGTACGCCAAACAATTTGGCAAGCCGTACCTGACTGTGCATAAATTGCGCCATTCTTTTGCGACCGACTATTATTTGCAAAATGATATCTATAAAACGAAGGAACAGCTTGGACACGCTTCTACGGAAACAACCGAAATTTACGCGCACCTCACGGATAAAACGATGTCTGAAGCGATTGAACGTCGTACAGATGATGGGATGTAG
- a CDS encoding GNAT family N-acetyltransferase, whose translation MNIKIELVPRERSQVIRHLMQFYLYDFTRYLNIDVDSNGIFPEYPGLDAFWSEEDRKFPFLITSDEAPAGFALVERCEPGGKDNDYYLTEFFVMQKYRRSGVGTRAAYELFGRFPGRWKVTQVRNNVIAQAFWRKIIGEYTGGRFREKFHPELGNPSQFFVT comes from the coding sequence ATGAATATAAAAATAGAGCTGGTTCCCCGGGAACGCAGTCAGGTGATTCGGCACTTAATGCAATTTTATCTGTATGATTTTACTAGATATTTGAATATTGATGTGGATAGTAACGGTATTTTCCCGGAGTATCCCGGATTGGACGCTTTTTGGTCAGAAGAAGACCGTAAGTTTCCTTTTTTGATTACGAGTGATGAGGCACCAGCAGGGTTTGCATTAGTAGAGCGTTGTGAACCAGGCGGCAAAGATAATGACTACTATTTGACTGAGTTTTTTGTAATGCAAAAATATCGGCGTAGTGGAGTGGGCACCCGGGCAGCTTATGAGCTGTTTGGACGTTTTCCAGGAAGGTGGAAAGTAACCCAGGTTCGCAACAATGTCATTGCTCAGGCATTCTGGCGAAAAATCATAGGGGAATATACGGGAGGACGCTTCCGTGAGAAATTTCATCCTGAACTGGGGAACCCGAGTCAGTTTTTCGTAACCTGA
- the mobB gene encoding molybdopterin-guanine dinucleotide biosynthesis protein B: MSEISSSSPYIMQIVGYKNTGKSTLIAALTRYLTSAGRRVAVIKHDGHDHFEMDHEGTDSYGFAQAGADAVVVMSEKRTALIERQATSLEDMIKYLSAYDWILIEGYKQAPYPKLVMLREEKDFSLIETLQDVIGIVSWLVHDKKEYMEVRENLVWHSVLETGDIARWLVSLERHEEKRKL, translated from the coding sequence ATGTCTGAAATAAGCAGCAGTTCACCATATATCATGCAGATTGTTGGATATAAAAACACAGGCAAAAGCACCTTAATTGCTGCACTTACTCGCTACCTTACTTCTGCTGGACGAAGAGTGGCTGTAATTAAACATGATGGACATGATCATTTTGAGATGGATCACGAAGGAACCGATTCCTACGGCTTTGCTCAAGCAGGGGCCGATGCAGTCGTTGTTATGTCGGAGAAACGTACCGCACTCATTGAAAGACAAGCGACTTCGTTGGAAGACATGATAAAATATCTATCAGCGTACGACTGGATTCTCATTGAGGGATACAAACAAGCGCCATATCCCAAATTAGTCATGCTCCGTGAAGAAAAAGACTTTTCTCTGATCGAGACGTTACAGGATGTAATTGGGATTGTTTCATGGCTGGTGCATGATAAGAAAGAATATATGGAGGTAAGAGAAAACCTCGTTTGGCATTCTGTTCTTGAGACAGGGGACATAGCAAGATGGCTGGTTTCGCTTGAGCGTCACGAAGAAAAAAGAAAATTATGA
- a CDS encoding aldo/keto reductase encodes MELRNYGNTGMKVSTLGFGGAEIGKNVSKADVETLLNSALDAGLNVIDTAECYGDSEELIGDVLSHRRDDYYLFTKCGHAAGIDGPDWDAKVLEQTIDRSLRRLRTEYVDVIHLHSCSEEVLRQGAVIEVLQRVKEAGKTRFIGYSGDTTDALYAIQTGVFDSLETSLNIADQEAIDLTLPEARKRNMGVIAKRPIANAAWTYDSLPEEAYPFVYWKRLNELGYGFLSEDAQSAVETALRFTLSTEGVDTAIVGTAKPNRWQQNADLVAKGALSKELYDEIRERWKEVAGTDWTGRT; translated from the coding sequence ATGGAACTGCGTAATTACGGAAACACTGGCATGAAAGTAAGTACACTTGGGTTTGGTGGAGCGGAGATCGGCAAGAACGTATCCAAAGCAGATGTAGAAACATTGCTTAACAGTGCGTTGGATGCAGGGTTAAACGTCATTGATACGGCTGAATGTTATGGGGATAGTGAAGAGTTAATTGGAGACGTGCTATCACATCGCAGAGACGATTATTATTTATTTACCAAATGTGGACATGCCGCTGGGATAGATGGCCCAGATTGGGACGCCAAAGTATTAGAGCAGACGATTGACCGTAGTCTTCGTAGACTAAGAACGGAATACGTTGATGTAATCCATCTTCATAGCTGCTCTGAAGAAGTACTTCGGCAAGGAGCAGTCATAGAAGTGCTGCAACGAGTCAAGGAAGCCGGGAAAACAAGATTTATTGGATATAGTGGCGATACGACAGATGCACTTTATGCGATTCAGACAGGTGTGTTCGACAGCTTGGAAACCTCGCTGAACATTGCCGATCAGGAAGCCATCGATCTGACGCTGCCAGAAGCGAGAAAGAGAAATATGGGTGTTATTGCCAAACGCCCCATTGCCAATGCGGCATGGACGTATGACTCGCTTCCGGAAGAAGCATATCCCTTTGTATACTGGAAGCGCTTGAATGAACTTGGTTATGGATTTCTGAGCGAAGATGCACAATCAGCCGTTGAAACGGCATTACGTTTTACGCTCAGTACAGAAGGGGTAGACACGGCAATTGTGGGTACAGCCAAACCTAACCGTTGGCAGCAAAATGCCGATCTTGTCGCCAAAGGAGCTCTGAGTAAGGAGTTATACGACGAGATTAGAGAACGGTGGAAAGAAGTAGCGGGAACTGATTGGACTGGACGAACTTGA
- a CDS encoding aminoglycoside phosphotransferase family protein, protein MIEITIELVRQLIDSQFPKWKGLTITPVEKSGHDNRTYRLGDEMTIRLPSHERYASAVEKELKWLPVFKPQLSLPIPAPIAKGEPSDDYPLPWSINQWIAGETVTHINVLDLSVFAEELATFLRELEAIDGSHGIPAGIQNFHRGGDLAVYDTDTRTVIEKVSGHYDTKLMTEIWELALATKYQAAPLWLHGDVAVGNLLVQDGRLCGVIDFGTMGVGDPSSDLVMAWNFFDDVSREIFLSCMNVDQDTVDRARGWALWKALISYDWNEQGSEASNWGKHVIDVIIRDYKSL, encoded by the coding sequence ATGATTGAAATTACGATTGAATTGGTACGTCAATTAATTGATAGTCAATTTCCGAAGTGGAAAGGCTTAACGATAACACCTGTAGAAAAAAGCGGGCATGATAACCGTACCTATCGATTAGGTGACGAAATGACGATTCGTTTACCAAGTCACGAACGTTACGCCTCTGCTGTAGAAAAAGAACTGAAGTGGCTTCCAGTTTTCAAACCTCAGCTGTCCTTGCCCATTCCAGCTCCCATTGCAAAAGGTGAACCTTCGGATGACTATCCCCTTCCCTGGTCAATCAACCAATGGATTGCAGGCGAGACTGTCACGCATATCAACGTACTCGACCTAAGCGTTTTTGCCGAAGAACTCGCTACATTTCTGAGAGAACTCGAAGCCATTGATGGTAGTCATGGCATACCCGCAGGCATTCAAAATTTTCATCGCGGCGGGGACTTAGCGGTTTATGATACAGATACAAGGACCGTAATTGAAAAGGTATCTGGCCATTACGATACAAAACTCATGACTGAAATATGGGAGCTTGCTCTGGCAACGAAATATCAAGCTGCACCGTTATGGCTGCATGGTGATGTTGCAGTAGGTAATCTGCTCGTGCAAGATGGACGATTATGCGGAGTTATTGATTTTGGAACTATGGGCGTGGGCGATCCTTCCAGTGATCTTGTGATGGCCTGGAACTTTTTTGATGATGTAAGTCGTGAGATATTCCTAAGCTGCATGAATGTTGACCAAGACACGGTTGATCGTGCCCGTGGTTGGGCTTTGTGGAAAGCACTTATCTCCTACGATTGGAATGAACAAGGCTCGGAAGCCTCGAATTGGGGAAAGCATGTCATAGATGTCATTATTCGTGACTATAAATCGCTCTAA
- a CDS encoding DUF4247 domain-containing protein yields the protein MKKRLAHGLKLMLVLSLVMSLLSACGAPSVQDTYPLESVSGSGNTTSYVYRAADRTVPEVAQELSEQRKPDQISAENTERMFLVYQDQYYHLQQDPNNAEDTLVEVDSKEYVRQNYDSSFLQGYLTATLIGNLFDSFGGRGAGTYRGYTNKDTYKPREGSYRTPTSSDKKVAPPITVDRKGSITRRGSDKDSSVGSGGGLFSRNKEQSKGTIDRNKSSGGLGGLFDSPKSSYKKPKTRVGGGRIMRRR from the coding sequence ATGAAAAAGCGCTTGGCACATGGATTAAAATTAATGCTGGTCCTCAGCCTTGTGATGTCCCTGCTGTCCGCGTGCGGAGCACCTTCCGTTCAGGACACATATCCGCTTGAATCGGTCAGCGGCAGTGGTAATACGACATCCTATGTGTACCGAGCTGCCGATCGCACCGTTCCAGAGGTTGCTCAGGAATTATCTGAACAGCGGAAGCCGGATCAGATCTCGGCGGAAAATACAGAGCGGATGTTCCTGGTGTATCAGGACCAGTATTATCATTTGCAGCAAGACCCGAATAACGCGGAAGACACCTTGGTTGAGGTGGATTCAAAGGAATATGTTCGGCAGAATTATGATTCGTCCTTTTTGCAAGGGTACTTAACCGCAACATTAATCGGTAATTTGTTTGATTCGTTCGGGGGTAGAGGGGCAGGTACGTATCGGGGGTATACGAACAAGGACACGTATAAGCCAAGGGAAGGATCCTATCGGACACCGACGAGCAGCGATAAAAAGGTTGCTCCCCCGATTACCGTTGACCGAAAAGGATCGATTACCCGTCGTGGCAGCGATAAGGATTCAAGCGTAGGCTCCGGTGGAGGATTATTCAGCCGGAATAAGGAACAAAGCAAAGGCACAATTGATCGTAATAAAAGTAGTGGCGGCCTTGGAGGATTATTTGACTCACCGAAGAGTTCCTATAAAAAGCCCAAAACGAGGGTTGGCGGCGGCCGAATTATGAGGCGTAGGTAG
- a CDS encoding HNH endonuclease, with translation MNQRCELCGREPVETTVHHLTPKEMGGTHMPTADLCIPCHKQIHSLYTNRDIITLGLTEIQALRKDERIAPYIRWIRKQPAATIPRVRKSHHVRKS, from the coding sequence TTGAACCAACGATGCGAATTATGTGGAAGGGAGCCTGTCGAGACAACAGTTCATCACCTGACACCTAAAGAAATGGGCGGAACACACATGCCTACTGCCGATCTCTGTATCCCTTGCCACAAACAAATTCATTCTCTATATACGAATCGCGATATTATTACCTTAGGTTTAACCGAGATACAGGCGCTAAGGAAAGATGAGCGCATCGCTCCTTATATCCGCTGGATTCGCAAACAACCTGCCGCAACCATTCCTCGTGTTCGAAAGTCTCATCATGTCCGCAAATCGTAA
- a CDS encoding phosphopantetheine-binding protein, translated as MYDKIVDILCTIKEDQPELRESLSPATELNNDIGLDSLQMIQFMLKVEDQLNVIIDYDEFDYEHLQSIDTFMTFLKSCQSQEQSLYEDVQK; from the coding sequence ATGTACGATAAAATCGTAGACATTTTGTGCACTATCAAAGAAGACCAACCGGAACTACGCGAATCCCTGTCCCCAGCAACGGAACTCAATAACGATATTGGTCTCGATTCCCTGCAAATGATTCAGTTTATGCTCAAAGTCGAGGATCAGTTAAACGTAATCATTGACTATGACGAATTTGATTATGAACATCTCCAGTCGATCGACACATTTATGACCTTTCTGAAAAGCTGCCAGTCGCAAGAGCAATCATTGTATGAAGATGTCCAGAAGTGA
- the glp gene encoding gephyrin-like molybdotransferase Glp, protein MTTSKFIRKAIQVTDAQAKVAAHVGLGSTEKVTLEQAHGRTLAETIHAPHPYPFFRRSGMDGFAILSSDTIEASSEQQIWLRIIDEIPCGYTSDLTITSGTAARIMTGAQVPEGADAVVMMEMTESKEEHGEQWIALKRHIQPDANITPIGLEVHEGQLLLEAGTIIQAGEQSVLATFGVGQVPVYKRPKVAIFATGTELLEVDEPLQPGRIRNSNSYMLRSLVVEAGGEPVMYGSIADDVDTARMKLTEALEHNDMVVTTGGVSVGDYDIMGDLVREGNMEMLFNKVTMRPGSVTTAAVVNDKLLFALSGNPGACFVGFELFVRPTIRTMQADAHPYLEEWTAILDDDYTKVNNFTRFVRGRTEIRNGRVYAKPSASRVDESSVMITIKDSDCLIIVPPEKKGIPAGEQVQILRLPTGHVR, encoded by the coding sequence ATGACGACTTCGAAATTTATCCGTAAAGCTATACAAGTAACGGATGCGCAGGCGAAAGTTGCTGCTCATGTCGGTTTGGGTTCAACAGAAAAAGTAACACTTGAGCAAGCACATGGTCGAACGCTTGCTGAGACGATTCATGCTCCCCATCCTTACCCATTCTTTCGTCGTTCCGGAATGGATGGATTCGCGATTCTGAGTTCGGATACGATTGAAGCATCCAGCGAGCAGCAGATTTGGCTTCGTATCATTGATGAAATTCCATGCGGGTATACATCGGATCTTACGATTACATCAGGTACAGCTGCTCGGATCATGACAGGAGCTCAGGTGCCGGAAGGTGCAGATGCTGTTGTTATGATGGAGATGACTGAAAGTAAAGAAGAGCATGGGGAACAATGGATTGCTCTTAAGCGCCATATTCAGCCTGATGCTAACATTACGCCAATTGGATTGGAAGTTCATGAGGGCCAATTGCTGCTGGAAGCAGGAACGATTATTCAGGCAGGTGAACAATCCGTGCTGGCGACATTCGGCGTAGGTCAAGTGCCTGTATACAAACGCCCCAAGGTAGCCATTTTTGCAACAGGTACAGAGTTGTTGGAGGTGGACGAGCCATTGCAACCTGGCCGTATTCGGAACAGTAACAGCTATATGCTTCGTTCTCTGGTCGTTGAAGCGGGGGGTGAGCCGGTTATGTATGGTTCGATTGCTGATGATGTAGATACGGCACGTATGAAGCTTACAGAAGCGCTTGAACATAATGATATGGTGGTCACAACAGGTGGGGTATCGGTTGGGGATTATGATATTATGGGTGACCTGGTTCGGGAAGGGAATATGGAGATGCTGTTTAACAAAGTGACCATGCGTCCCGGCAGTGTTACGACGGCTGCTGTGGTTAATGACAAGCTGCTATTTGCACTTTCGGGCAATCCGGGGGCTTGTTTTGTCGGCTTTGAGTTATTTGTTCGGCCAACGATTCGTACGATGCAGGCTGATGCTCATCCATATTTGGAAGAATGGACAGCGATATTGGATGATGACTATACGAAGGTCAACAATTTCACGCGCTTTGTACGCGGACGGACAGAGATACGAAACGGAAGGGTGTATGCTAAACCTTCAGCATCGCGTGTGGACGAATCCAGTGTCATGATTACTATTAAAGATAGCGACTGCCTGATCATTGTTCCGCCTGAGAAAAAAGGCATTCCTGCTGGTGAACAGGTTCAAATTCTCAGACTTCCCACGGGTCATGTCAGGTAG